The genomic DNA GCTTCTTCCATGCTGGTCTGCTACAAAAAAATGGTTCAACATTAAATAGTATACGGAGGGAACAATCGTGGATCACATCAAAGAGATTTTGGAATACAACCGCGTTTTCGTGGAAAACAAAGAATACGAAGCCTATCGTACAGGCAAGTTCCCCAATAAAAGAATGGTCATCATTACCTGTATGGATACGCGTCTGACTGAACTGCTGCCCAAAGCCATGAATCTGCGCAACGGCGATGTCAAAATTATTAAAAATGCGGGTGCGATTATCTCCCAGCCTTTTGGAAGCGTTATGCGTAGTGTGCTCGTTGCCCTGTATGAGCTGGAAGCGGATGAAGTGCTCGTCATAGGCCATTACGAATGCGGTATGGCCGCGCTGAATGCGGACCACATGGTCAATGAAATGCTGGAGCGCGGGATTTCACAAGAGGTACTAAGCACTCTGGAAAATTCAGGGATTAAACTAAACAAATGGCTGAAAGGTTTTGACAACATTGAGGAAGGGGTTAGAAGTACCGTAAAGCTTATTAAGAATCACCCCTTGCTCCCGCCTAATGCGCCTGTTCACGGTATGGTCATCCATCCGGACACCGGGGAGCTAACGCTGGTTGTTGATGGAAATAAGCAGTGAAAATCCTATAATTAACATTAAAAAGGGTATTTTTAAGGCGTACTTTACGACCTAAAAATACCCTCTTTTTTATGAAAATAAGCACATATGAGTGTATGATGATCCGAGTTAATTTTGGCTAACCTGTGAACGACCTATCTGAAAGTTGTCAAACCATACAGTTTCAGTGTACACTTTTCATGAAGCGGCAGAACACCTGCCGTAGAGCCGTTATAACCGTTACTAAGATGGATGAAGGAGATAAAATCTATGAATTTACTATCGTATGGTCTGTTGGGCCTTCTCGCCAGAGAAGAATCCTCCGGCTATGATCTGATGCTGCGTATCCAGCCTTTTTGGCAGGCTAAGCACAGTCAGATCTATCCACTGCTAGCGCGTATGGAAAGCAAGGAATTGCTTGCTTCCCGCTGGATTCAGCAGTCCGACAAACCTGATAAAAAAATGTATACCATTACAGACAAGGGAATTCATATGCTTCAGCAATGGTCCCAGGAATCACTGGCCGCTCCGGTCACACGGGACGAATTAAGCCTGCGGCTGTTCTGTCTCTGGCTGACGGACAAAAGCAGTGCCAACCGTATGCTGGAGGAACGCAAACGTCATTTCATCCAGCGAATACGGCACCTTGAGGATATTCTGAACGACATTCCCGACGAGGATCTGCATTTTGGCAGCAAAAACTTCGGT from Paenibacillus sp. FSL R10-2782 includes the following:
- a CDS encoding carbonic anhydrase, which codes for MDHIKEILEYNRVFVENKEYEAYRTGKFPNKRMVIITCMDTRLTELLPKAMNLRNGDVKIIKNAGAIISQPFGSVMRSVLVALYELEADEVLVIGHYECGMAALNADHMVNEMLERGISQEVLSTLENSGIKLNKWLKGFDNIEEGVRSTVKLIKNHPLLPPNAPVHGMVIHPDTGELTLVVDGNKQ
- a CDS encoding PadR family transcriptional regulator, translated to MNLLSYGLLGLLAREESSGYDLMLRIQPFWQAKHSQIYPLLARMESKELLASRWIQQSDKPDKKMYTITDKGIHMLQQWSQESLAAPVTRDELSLRLFCLWLTDKSSANRMLEERKRHFIQRIRHLEDILNDIPDEDLHFGSKNFGDYILVQKGLMNAKAGLEWCQMVLRMLLAGDVRADTNPFSLKP